From Bradyrhizobium sp. NDS-1, the proteins below share one genomic window:
- the paaC gene encoding 1,2-phenylacetyl-CoA epoxidase subunit PaaC: protein MATANIEVSETPLVLYALRRADDALILGHRLSEWCGHAPMLEEDMALSNIALDLIGQARELYSYAAKVEGRDNDEDKLAYLRDVRQYRNLLLVEQPNGDFAQTLVRQFFYSAFADLYWRTMMSSRDTTLAAIAAKSEKESAYHLRHASEWIIRLGDGTDESHARAQAAVDQLWAFTGEMFTVDDGERALIHGGVAIDPASLRGRWLTTVSDVAREATLELPQNDWMQQGGRVGRHSEHLGHLLSELQSMQRTFPGLTW, encoded by the coding sequence ATGGCGACCGCCAACATCGAGGTCTCCGAAACGCCGTTGGTGCTCTACGCGCTGCGCCGCGCCGACGATGCGCTGATCCTCGGGCATCGGTTGTCGGAATGGTGCGGGCATGCGCCGATGCTGGAAGAGGACATGGCGCTCTCCAACATCGCGCTCGACCTGATCGGCCAGGCGCGAGAGCTCTACAGCTACGCTGCCAAGGTCGAAGGCAGGGACAACGACGAGGACAAGCTCGCCTATCTGCGCGACGTCAGGCAGTACCGCAATTTGCTGCTGGTCGAGCAGCCCAATGGCGATTTCGCGCAGACCCTGGTGCGGCAGTTCTTCTATTCCGCCTTTGCCGATCTCTACTGGCGCACGATGATGTCCTCGCGCGATACGACGCTTGCCGCGATCGCCGCCAAGTCCGAGAAGGAGAGCGCCTATCATCTGCGCCATGCCTCGGAGTGGATCATTCGGCTCGGCGACGGCACCGATGAGAGCCACGCCCGCGCCCAGGCCGCGGTTGATCAGCTCTGGGCCTTCACCGGCGAGATGTTTACAGTTGACGATGGCGAGCGCGCCTTGATCCATGGCGGTGTCGCCATCGATCCGGCGAGCCTGCGCGGTCGTTGGTTGACGACGGTGTCTGATGTCGCCCGCGAGGCGACACTCGAGCTGCCGCAGAACGACTGGATGCAGCAGGGCGGCCGTGTGGGCCGGCACAGCGAACATCTCGGCCATCTCCTGTCCGAGCTGCAATCGATGCAGCGTACCTTCCCGGGGCTGACGTGGTGA
- the paaB gene encoding 1,2-phenylacetyl-CoA epoxidase subunit PaaB produces the protein MATPNTPLWEVFIRSRNGLAHKHVGSLHASDATMALQAARDIYTRRGEGLSIWVVPSTAITASDPAEKGMMFEPAESKIYRHPTFYEVPEEVGHM, from the coding sequence ATGGCCACGCCGAACACGCCGCTGTGGGAAGTCTTCATTCGCAGCCGCAACGGGCTCGCGCACAAGCATGTGGGATCGCTGCACGCGAGCGATGCCACGATGGCCCTGCAGGCCGCTCGCGACATCTACACGCGTCGCGGCGAGGGTCTGTCGATCTGGGTCGTGCCGTCCACCGCGATCACCGCGAGCGATCCCGCCGAGAAGGGCATGATGTTCGAGCCGGCGGAATCGAAGATCTACCGGCATCCGACCTTCTACGAGGTGCCCGAGGAAGTGGGGCACATGTGA